In the genome of Conger conger chromosome 8, fConCon1.1, whole genome shotgun sequence, one region contains:
- the LOC133135403 gene encoding fructose-2,6-bisphosphatase TIGAR B-like, giving the protein MKMLTFGVTIVRHGETQYNKDKLLQGQGVDLPLSETGLQQAETVGNYLSELKFTNAFSSDLQRAKQTADIILRNSLHCSGLEVVRDPLLKERSFGIAEGRPVDDLKNMASAAGLSCPNFTPPQGETPAQVKLRIEEFMSALFLRMAADHGGPDGPQDACGSSGAASSPDSETDGPVASRPDDGLLGVPAHALVVSHGAYMRVAVRYLVEDLQCSLPPNMKASQLYSACPNTGICRFVFTLRLTDTGPVPGAVRCVFINRKEHLKVGKGTD; this is encoded by the exons ATGAAAATGCTTACATTTGGCGTAACAATCGTCCGACA TGGTGAAACCCAGTACAATAAGGACAAGCTACTTCAAG GTCAGGGTGTAGACTTGCCCCTGTCAGAGACTGGGCTGCAGCAGGCAGAGACTGTGGGGAACTACCTCAGTGAGCTGAAGTTCACCAACGCCTTCAGCAGCGACCTGCAGCGTGCCAAACAG ACGGCTGATATCATCTTGAGAAACAGCCTGCACTGCTCTGGCCTAGAGGTGGTCAGAGACCCCCTGCTCAAAGAGAGG AGTTTCGGGATTGCAGAAGGAAGGCCTGTGGATGATCTAAAGAACATGGCCAGTGCCGCGGGCCTGTCCTGCCCCAATTTCACCCCTCCGCAGGGGGAGACCCCGGCTCAG GTAAAGCTGCGGATAGAGGAGTTCATGAGCGCGCTCTTCCTGCGGATGGCGGCTGACCACGGCGGCCCAGACGGACCGCAGGACGCCTGCGGCTCCAGCGGGGCGGCTTCCTCTCCCGACAGCGAGACCGACGGGCCCGTCGCCAGTCGCCCTGACGACGGGCTGCTCGGCGTCCCCGCCCACGCCCTGGTGGTCAGCCACGGGGCCTACATGCGCGTAGCGGTGCGCTACCTGGTGGAGGACCTGCAGTGCTCCCTACCCCCCAACATGAAAGCCTCCCAGCTGTATTCCGCCTGTCCCAACACGGGCATCTGCCGCTTCGTCTTCACCCTGCGGCTCACCGACACGGGCCCCGTGCCCGGGGCCGTCCGCTGCGTCTTCATCAACCGGAAGGAGCACCTGAAAGTCGGCAAGGGGACAGActag
- the fgf23 gene encoding fibroblast growth factor 23 isoform X2: protein MWTFSKCFRIVDSFPNPSPLLGSNWGNPKRYVHLQTSSDISNFYLEIPLNGQVRKTSSRSSYSVMLLKSEARDRLAILGVKSNRYLCMDADGNTFSSEVCSRDDCLFHHKLLENHYDVYYSCTSGLVLNLEGAKQAYVAGKNLPSYSLFLSEKNTVPLERLLHREKRTRPVDPSDPLRMLTQPDEGSDSLAYREDADQDTELPEHGRAVSKETITSNFDDPLQVLHAMNPSSPRIAGTLG from the exons TGTTTCAGGATTGTGGACTCTTTCCCAAACCCTTCTCCGCTGCTTGGATCCAACTGGGGAAACCCCAAAAGATATGTACACCTGCAGACATCTTCGGACATCAGCAACTTCTACTTGGAAATCCCTTTGAATGGTCAAGTTAGGAAAACATCGAGCAGAAGTTCATACA gTGTAATGTTGCTGAAATCGGAAGCAAGAGATCGACTGGCTATACTTGGTGTAAAAAGTAACCGCTATTTGTGCATGGATGCAGATGGAAATACTTTCAGCTCT GAGGTCTGCAGCAGAGACGACTGTCTTTTCCACCACAAGTTGCTGGAGAACCACTACGACGTTTACTACTCCTGCACCAGCGGCCTGGTGCTCAACCTGGAGGGGGCCAAGCAGGCGTACGTGGCGGGGAAGAACCTGCCGTCGTACTCGCTCTTCCTCTCCGAAAAGAACACGGTGCCCCTGGAGCGCCTGCTGCACCGGGAGAAGCGGACCAGGCCGGTGGACCCGTCCGACCCCCTGCGCATGCTCACGCAGCCTGACGAGGGCTCCGACTCGCTGGCCTACAGGGAGGACGCCGACCAGGACACGGAGCTGCCCGAGCACGGCCGCGCCGTCTCCAAGGAGACCATCACGTCCAACTTCGACGATCCCCTGCAGGTGCTGCACGCCATGAACCCCAGCAGTCCCCGGATAGCAGGCACCCTGGGCTGA
- the fgf23 gene encoding fibroblast growth factor 23 isoform X1, which produces MHSSFLALCLAAFQCFRIVDSFPNPSPLLGSNWGNPKRYVHLQTSSDISNFYLEIPLNGQVRKTSSRSSYSVMLLKSEARDRLAILGVKSNRYLCMDADGNTFSSEVCSRDDCLFHHKLLENHYDVYYSCTSGLVLNLEGAKQAYVAGKNLPSYSLFLSEKNTVPLERLLHREKRTRPVDPSDPLRMLTQPDEGSDSLAYREDADQDTELPEHGRAVSKETITSNFDDPLQVLHAMNPSSPRIAGTLG; this is translated from the exons ATGCACTCGTCATTCCTCGCTCTCTGCTTGGCTGCTTTTCAGTGTTTCAGGATTGTGGACTCTTTCCCAAACCCTTCTCCGCTGCTTGGATCCAACTGGGGAAACCCCAAAAGATATGTACACCTGCAGACATCTTCGGACATCAGCAACTTCTACTTGGAAATCCCTTTGAATGGTCAAGTTAGGAAAACATCGAGCAGAAGTTCATACA gTGTAATGTTGCTGAAATCGGAAGCAAGAGATCGACTGGCTATACTTGGTGTAAAAAGTAACCGCTATTTGTGCATGGATGCAGATGGAAATACTTTCAGCTCT GAGGTCTGCAGCAGAGACGACTGTCTTTTCCACCACAAGTTGCTGGAGAACCACTACGACGTTTACTACTCCTGCACCAGCGGCCTGGTGCTCAACCTGGAGGGGGCCAAGCAGGCGTACGTGGCGGGGAAGAACCTGCCGTCGTACTCGCTCTTCCTCTCCGAAAAGAACACGGTGCCCCTGGAGCGCCTGCTGCACCGGGAGAAGCGGACCAGGCCGGTGGACCCGTCCGACCCCCTGCGCATGCTCACGCAGCCTGACGAGGGCTCCGACTCGCTGGCCTACAGGGAGGACGCCGACCAGGACACGGAGCTGCCCGAGCACGGCCGCGCCGTCTCCAAGGAGACCATCACGTCCAACTTCGACGATCCCCTGCAGGTGCTGCACGCCATGAACCCCAGCAGTCCCCGGATAGCAGGCACCCTGGGCTGA